The Raphanus sativus cultivar WK10039 chromosome 6, ASM80110v3, whole genome shotgun sequence sequence ataaatgtaatataaatcatgataaacataaatataacaTAGCATGGTATAAAAATACTTGAATAAATTACAATCGTTATTCAGTTGGAATCTcctatatataaacaaatgtcttttctttttagaaatGGCAATATAAACAAatgtcttttctttttagaaatGGCAATATAAACAAATGTCTTACATAACAGGGAATCATTTTAGTAACTGAATtgtaataaatgtatttataatgCTCCAAATACTGTTATATGTTTTGTTGGATCATTACAATTTTTTCATTAGATTAACATAGGACTCTAAACCAAGTGGCCTAaagtgtgttttattttgaggttCTTTAGATTGACTTCTAAAGAACGCTCGTCCTTGTTACCTCGCCCAACAAGGCACTATAAGCACGATGTCTTTGTTTTCTTCGTAAGCAACTCAACAAGTGACTATTCTCCCCAAGTActctttatatatatgtacagtatgattaaaaataaaatacgaaTTTCACCCctaaaaaattctaataaacaTGTAACAAACCTTTTTATTACACATCCGTCTAAAGAACCTGACGTTctattaaactaattttttttttcaactcagacatttattaatgtaaaattCACTTACATAAGAtaactacaattttttttgcttgTGGAGCAGGAAACATTGAAACCCAACACAAATTACATGCAtgagatttaattttatcatcTCATTTATTTGTTTCAGCATAAACACTAAGGTCCAACAATAGTCACCAATTAAAGAGCTTTTTAGCAGCTAAGGTTAGGACCAGGGTCCACACCAAGCTGCCCACAGTAGTCTCTGTAGTAGCTAATCCTTGCGTTAACCTTATCTGGACTCCTACCATTACACTCTAAGTCTCCATTGATGGCCCTAATGGTGGCTCCAAATCCTTGGTTCAGTACCGGCCTTACGTTATTCACCCAAAACCACAAAGCTGTCCTGAAAGCTAGAGTTGGATTGCTGCTTACTTGCTCTGGCTGACGTAGAAGATCCAGACCGAGACTCTGACCACACTGTGCATAATTGTAGTTCCATGATAACTGGATCGGACCACGACCGTAGTAGGTTTTGCCTGGTGCACATGGGTATTGTGGATAATTCCTGTCGTCGCAATAGTTTCTTGACGCTCCGTTTATCTCTTCAATGTAGCAGAAATCTATACGATATGGAGATGGACACATTAAACAAAACGTTATAGAAGCAGCCCTCAGTCAATTGAGATCAAGTCAAAtgttcaatttatttttatataattttgtcgAAAGGTTTAGTCGTACTCgtataatatgttttattacgTGATTGTTTTAAAACACTTAAGCGTATTGTAGCCATATATCATTTGTAAATTTCCaattatataagattataaaaCGATTTCATCATATGCCTATACCTTTTTAGAACTACATTTGCTATGtcagtattttttttgttaatttatataatttaagagaaggtaaaaaggtaaaaaaagtCTTACATCCGACCTCCTGGGTGAAATGAGCAAACATAGTCGCAATTTCACGCCTAGTAACGGAGTTAGCAAAGTTGGGGAACGTATTAGCGGCACTAATGAAAGAATCACGTGTGTAGAATCTTTTTCCGGCGCAGCCATTATCAGCTCGGTTGATGATATTGCTAAAGAAAGCTTGTGACACAATGGTACCAAGACTACCGCCTTGGGTGCCAGTGCAAGGACCTGATCGGCAACCTGAACCACAGTAGTCTGGTCCATTGCCGCAATAACCGTACTGACTACAACATACGCCCGAGGCACAACCGCAGTTCTGAGACTTGACGGTTTCagaatataaacataaaagGCAGAGAAGAAGGAGTAAGGAGATTTTAGTGAGAGCCATGTTTAGGTTATTGTTTGTGAATGAAAAGGAAGAGGTTGTGaggtgtgtatatatatagggATAGATGTTGGGTAGTTTGGTCATTGGCTTTTAGGATTTACGTAGGTGTATGCTGACTTTTAGTCTCGTTCTTGCAATAAACAATGTGGTTGTGAACtctaatatctttttttttacgaaACATGACAATTATGTGATATATCTCacctctttcttttcttatgATTTGCCAAATGCAATATCTTATTTGACAGTTGACACCCCTCCAGATATATGATGGGAAGTACCAAAAACAGATCCATTTCAAAGGTTAAGTACCTGATGCTTGCATCACACGTATCTAAAGACTAATGGACCAAATAGCCGTCAGTCGACATAATAGACCAATCtaactaattttggtttttgttctTCCTAAACTCAGTTTGAACTGAAATTTGGTTTgtacaaaatttatttgaatCGGGTAAATCTTTCACAATAAACAGATGATAAAACTGTCAACTAATAATCTTAATATAGTATTATTATTGATAGCTATAGCTCGATGTAATTTCTTAAGCCGGCCCTAAGGAAGTAGGAAGAGAAGTCGCAGATGGCACACTATAAATCTTGGTAGTATGTGAGCCTTTTGGGTCCATCTATTCAATGCATATCTATCTCAGTTTTAGTTTTGGAGTTTTATCGAAAAATCTTTCAAAACTTCTGTCCTACTTATCATCATCACACGCATAATAATCCAAACCTCAAGTGCATGACAAAACTGATTTCATAGCCATCGGTAGATATTCGAGCAgacaaataataattataatgtaTGTTATATTAATTCATTAGAAATTCAGAAGAGGAATTAGGGGGAAGTATTCTCCATAGCCacacatgaaaaaaaatattctatttgCCACATCAAAATTCTACTTGcctcatttttttttatcatattttcttctccttcttacccttaatattatattaatattttatacccactatattttttaaaattaaaatcaaaatcagaccccatttttctctctcttctctctcttccccCTCCCATTATGTCGACCATCTCTCTCCAATTTCCCCCATAAATTCTCCCATAAATCTCAAACCTAACAGGCGGACCCCACACCAATCCACCTCTCTCCTTCTGACAGTTGTCGCCTCCTGTCTCCTTTCTCCCATCTTGTTTCCTCTTCTCCAACCAGAAACAATTTTTTCTCATATTCTTAGCTCCATTGACGATTTTGAAGGTTTTTTGAAGTAAATTGGTACGTTTTTTTTTCCACGAAATTCTCATAATAATATAGtacttatgttttatgtattatgtgaaacaaaaaatatcaaCATTTTGCTGTAAAAATCGTGAgagatttgaaagaaaaattaaaataatgtttgaagaagattttgtattgttctctatttttaacacggttttgaaagaaaaaaatatgaaaattgtgTTAGACGATAAACTGGGTTGTGTAACACATTATTAGTTGATT is a genomic window containing:
- the LOC108807199 gene encoding endochitinase At2g43590, which codes for MALTKISLLLLLCLLCLYSETVKSQNCGCASGVCCSQYGYCGNGPDYCGSGCRSGPCTGTQGGSLGTIVSQAFFSNIINRADNGCAGKRFYTRDSFISAANTFPNFANSVTRREIATMFAHFTQEVGYFCYIEEINGASRNYCDDRNYPQYPCAPGKTYYGRGPIQLSWNYNYAQCGQSLGLDLLRQPEQVSSNPTLAFRTALWFWVNNVRPVLNQGFGATIRAINGDLECNGRSPDKVNARISYYRDYCGQLGVDPGPNLSC